AAGGCTATCCTGCCCCACCACGTTGTGGTAATCTGGTTTTTCTTCCTGCTGCAGTTCTACGGCGTATTCTTCAAGGCTGTTGACCGGTTCCTTTTTGGAATTTGCCTTGATGATCTTGTTTGCCTGTTCTACCGTAAGCGTGTGCCAGTTGCTCCAGTCGCCTTCATAAGCATACCAAAGTAAACCTTTAAAAATGTCAATTTTTTGACACACTGCAGTACCTTTCTTGGTATGCAGCTTCACTTCTGTCTTCGGAAAGTCTTTTAGCGCGTCAAGATAGGTGTCGAGTTCGTAATTGAGGCAACATTTCAGCTTTCCGCATTGACCCGCCAGCTTCTGGGGGTTCAATGAGAGCTGCTGATATCTCGCTGCGGAAGTATTTACACTTCGGAAGTCTGTCAACCAGGTTGAACAGCACAATTCCCTTCCGCAGGAACCAATTCCTCCCAAGCGGGAAGCTTCCTGCCTGAAGCCTATCTGCCGCATTTCAATTCTCGTGTTGAACTCGCGCGCAAATTCTTTGATGAGCTGCCTGAAATCTACCCTTTCTTCCGCAGTATAATAAAAAGTGGCTTTTGAAGCATCTCCCTGGAATTCGATATCGCTAATCTTCATTTGAAGGTTAAGCCGAATGGCGATCTCCCGGGCGCGTACCTTCATTTTTTCTTCCCGCTCCCTGGCCTCCTGCCAAATATCTATATCGCGCTGGGTAGCTTTGCGGTACACCTTGAGCACCTCATTGCTGTCCTGCCGCACCTTTTTCTTCTTCATTTGCACGCGCACAAGCTCGCCCACAAGGGAAACCACGCCCACGTCGTGGCCGGGAGCGGCCTCGGTGGCCACCACATCGCCAATGCTAAGGCTCAAATTGTCTGAATTCTTAAAAAAGTGTTTCCGCCCGTTCTTAAAACGCACTTCCACTATATTGAAAGGCTCCATTCCCTGCGGAAGGGCCATGTTTGATAACCAGTCGAACACCGAGAGCTTGTTACAGCCATCGGTGCCGCAGGTACCGTTGTTCTTACATCCTTTGGGCTGACCGTCTTTGCCGGTCGAGCAACTGTTACATCCCATAATCTATATATTGAAATCCTGGAGACAGGAAATTATCCCCTTTCCGGATTGAATCTTAATTAAAAACTAATGAGGTAAATATACCATTATTTATGGAACGCACTCTTGAGAAACTAATTGTCAATTCTTGTACTTAAGTACTTCAGAACGGCCTTTTTTGAAGATCTTGTTGCTGTTACCCCTGCCTTTTCTCAAAGCTTTTTGTTCTTCGTAAGGCAGTGCAGCAATCTCCTGGCATTCTGAAGAACAGCAGCTGCTCATCTTCTCTGCACACTCGTCACACTGAATGAACAAAAGGTGACAGGCTTCATTGGCACAATTCACGTGGGTATCACAGGGTTTACCACATTGGTGGCAATTAGAAATCACGTCTTCACTAATGCGTTCTCCCCGGCGGTGGTCAAACACAAAGTTCTTTCCCAGGAATTTATTTTCGAGCTTCAGGTTTTGTACCTGGCGGGCGTATTCAATAATTCCGCCTTCAAGCTGGTACACCTTTTTAAAACCTTTGTGCTTGTAATAGGCACTGGCCTTTTCACAGCGAATTCCGCCGGTACAGTACATCACCAGGTTCTTGTCTTCCTTGTGATCCTGAATATCTTTTTCAATGATGTCAAGACTGTCCCTAAAGGTATCAACGTCGGGCGTCATGGCGCCTTTAAAATGCCCAATTTCACTCTCGTAATGGTTTCGCATGTCTACGAGTATGGTGTTTGGATCATCAAGCAGTGCATTGAAAGCTTTTGCATCAACGTGAACTCCTTTATTGGTCACATCAAAAGTGGCATCATTAAGACCATCGGCCAAAATCTTATCGCGAACCTTCACCTTCAGCTTCAGGAAGGATTTGATATCGTGTTCTATGGCAATGTTGAGGCGAACATTCTCAAGGAAGTAAATCCCATCAAGGAATTCTTTAAATTTCCCGAAGTTTTTTGCGGGAACAGAGAGCTGGGCGTTGATTCCCTCGTGAGCCACGTAGATTCTTCCCAGCACCTCCATCTGGTCCCAGGCTACAAAGAGGTGGTTGCGGAAAAGCTGCGGGTTCCCAATCTTGGCATATTGATAGAAAGAGAGCGTAAGCCGGTCTTCCCCGGCCTCCTCAAGTAGTGCTTCCCTTTCTTTAGCGCTTAATTTATTGTACAGTTGCATGCTATACTAACGATTTAAGGTTAAAGAATTTTGCGCAAAGATAAGGCTTTAAATGAAAAAATGCCCGGATGCGATATCGGGGCATTTTTTTCGAACGGCTAATTCGTTATTAATACTTCTAATTCTTCAACTAAAAATAAAAATAACGTTAGCCACCGTCCATCCGGCAGCTGCAACTGAGGTTAACTACAGCCAGACTGCCGGAAATACTTAAAATAATATTCCGCTTTAAAAATTTCATGCAGTTAATAGTTGGTTTATCTTGTTTATCTTATAGATGCACAAAAGCCAAAAAGGTTGCGTATTAAATTTAGCACATATAAAAACTTATAGTATTTTAGCAGCAATATCATATTAAAGAAGCCGAATTAAATGAGCAACGAGAAAGAAAGAGAAGCTAAATTAAAAGCCCTCAAACTCACCCTTGACAAGATGGATAAAACCTATGGTAAGGGTACCGTGATGAAGATGAGTGACCAGAGTGTAGTAGATGTAGATGTGATACGCAGTGGGTCTTTGGGGCTTGACCTCGCCCTTGGTGTGGGAGGATATCCCCGCGGAAGGGTTATAGAAATATACGGGCCTGAATCTTCAGGAAAAACCACCCTTACTTTACACGCAATAGCCGAAGCACAAAAAGCAGGAGGCATCGCTGCCTTTATTGATGCAGAACACGCCTTTGACCGTTTTTATGCCGAAAAGCTGGGGATAGATCTTGAGAACCTCATCATTTCCCAACCCGATAACGGGGAGCAGGCCCTTGAGATTGCCGACAACCTTATCCGCTCGGGAGCCATAGATATTATTGTAGTGGATTCTGTTGCCGCACTTACTCCAAAATCGGAGATTGAAGGGGAAATGGGGGACTCAAAAATGGGCTTGCACGCACGTTTAATGTCCCAGGCGCTAAGAAAACTTACTGCTTCCATCAGCAAAACCCATTGTACCGTGATCTTCATTAACCAGCTAAGGGAGAAGATTGGGGTAATGTTTGGAAACCCTGAGACCACAACCGGTGGTAACGCATTGAAATTCTATGCCTCCATAAGGCTTGACATTCGCCGATCTACCCAGATCAAAGACAGCAACAGCGAAATTCAGGGGAACAAGACCAGGGTGAAAGTGGTTAAAAACAAAGTAGCCCCTCCTTTTAAAACTGCCGAGTTTGACATTATGTACGGCGAGGGGGTTTCTAAAATTGGAGAGATCATAGATATAGGGGTAGACTACGAGATCATTAAAAAGAGTGGTTCTTG
This Salinimicrobium tongyeongense DNA region includes the following protein-coding sequences:
- the recA gene encoding recombinase RecA; translated protein: MSNEKEREAKLKALKLTLDKMDKTYGKGTVMKMSDQSVVDVDVIRSGSLGLDLALGVGGYPRGRVIEIYGPESSGKTTLTLHAIAEAQKAGGIAAFIDAEHAFDRFYAEKLGIDLENLIISQPDNGEQALEIADNLIRSGAIDIIVVDSVAALTPKSEIEGEMGDSKMGLHARLMSQALRKLTASISKTHCTVIFINQLREKIGVMFGNPETTTGGNALKFYASIRLDIRRSTQIKDSNSEIQGNKTRVKVVKNKVAPPFKTAEFDIMYGEGVSKIGEIIDIGVDYEIIKKSGSWFSYEDTKLGQGRDAVKTLLKDNPDLMEELESRIKEAMTVAKA
- the trhO gene encoding oxygen-dependent tRNA uridine(34) hydroxylase TrhO, with product MQLYNKLSAKEREALLEEAGEDRLTLSFYQYAKIGNPQLFRNHLFVAWDQMEVLGRIYVAHEGINAQLSVPAKNFGKFKEFLDGIYFLENVRLNIAIEHDIKSFLKLKVKVRDKILADGLNDATFDVTNKGVHVDAKAFNALLDDPNTILVDMRNHYESEIGHFKGAMTPDVDTFRDSLDIIEKDIQDHKEDKNLVMYCTGGIRCEKASAYYKHKGFKKVYQLEGGIIEYARQVQNLKLENKFLGKNFVFDHRRGERISEDVISNCHQCGKPCDTHVNCANEACHLLFIQCDECAEKMSSCCSSECQEIAALPYEEQKALRKGRGNSNKIFKKGRSEVLKYKN
- a CDS encoding PSP1 domain-containing protein; amino-acid sequence: MGCNSCSTGKDGQPKGCKNNGTCGTDGCNKLSVFDWLSNMALPQGMEPFNIVEVRFKNGRKHFFKNSDNLSLSIGDVVATEAAPGHDVGVVSLVGELVRVQMKKKKVRQDSNEVLKVYRKATQRDIDIWQEAREREEKMKVRAREIAIRLNLQMKISDIEFQGDASKATFYYTAEERVDFRQLIKEFAREFNTRIEMRQIGFRQEASRLGGIGSCGRELCCSTWLTDFRSVNTSAARYQQLSLNPQKLAGQCGKLKCCLNYELDTYLDALKDFPKTEVKLHTKKGTAVCQKIDIFKGLLWYAYEGDWSNWHTLTVEQANKIIKANSKKEPVNSLEEYAVELQQEEKPDYHNVVGQDSLTRFDTKGSGKKKRKSKRKKRKPKKDG